A window from Longimicrobium sp. encodes these proteins:
- the purS gene encoding phosphoribosylformylglycinamidine synthase subunit PurS, which produces MTDFRVEVRVTPRRGILDPQGSAVQGALRSLGFGGVEDAHVGRLIRFTLAADGEGDARERVDAMCRQLLANPVTEDYEIGVEALAGV; this is translated from the coding sequence GTGACGGACTTTCGCGTGGAGGTGCGGGTGACGCCGCGCCGGGGGATCCTGGACCCGCAGGGGAGCGCCGTGCAGGGCGCGCTCCGCTCGCTGGGCTTCGGCGGGGTCGAGGACGCGCACGTGGGGCGGCTGATCCGCTTCACCCTGGCCGCGGACGGCGAGGGCGACGCGCGGGAGCGGGTGGACGCGATGTGCCGGCAGCTGCTGGCCAACCCGGTGACCGAGGACTACGAGATCGGCGTGGAGGCGCTGGCGGGCGTATGA
- the purQ gene encoding phosphoribosylformylglycinamidine synthase subunit PurQ has translation MKIGVVTFPGSNCDYDCYKAVQEGLGAEAVFLWHKEHDLQGVDAVFLPGGFSYGDYLRAGAIAAHSPIMREVIAFAGEGGPVAGICNGFQILCESGLLPGALVRNRTLKFRSRPVHLLVERNDTLFTAEYDVGQVLEVPIAHGEGCYFADPELLDELEANGQVVFRYCTPEGLVAPAANPNGSARSIAGIVNAAGNVLGMMPHPERAVDPLLGPTDGLGLFRSVAAHLARV, from the coding sequence ATGAAGATCGGCGTGGTGACCTTCCCCGGCAGCAACTGCGACTACGACTGCTACAAGGCGGTCCAGGAGGGGCTGGGCGCCGAGGCGGTGTTCCTGTGGCACAAGGAGCACGACCTGCAGGGCGTGGACGCGGTGTTCCTTCCCGGCGGCTTCAGCTACGGCGACTACCTGCGCGCGGGCGCCATCGCCGCGCACAGCCCCATCATGCGCGAGGTGATCGCCTTCGCCGGCGAGGGCGGGCCGGTGGCGGGGATCTGCAACGGCTTCCAGATCCTCTGCGAGAGCGGGCTCCTTCCCGGCGCGCTGGTCCGCAACCGCACGCTCAAGTTCCGCAGCCGCCCCGTCCATCTCCTGGTCGAGCGCAACGACACGCTCTTCACCGCGGAGTACGACGTGGGCCAGGTGCTGGAGGTGCCGATCGCGCACGGCGAGGGGTGCTACTTCGCGGACCCCGAGCTGCTGGACGAGCTGGAGGCGAACGGGCAGGTGGTGTTCCGCTACTGCACGCCGGAGGGACTCGTCGCCCCCGCGGCGAACCCGAACGGCTCGGCGCGGAGCATCGCGGGCATCGTCAACGCCGCCGGCAACGTGCTGGGGATGATGCCGCACCCCGAGCGCGCCGTCGACCCGCTGCTGGGGCCGACGGACGGGCTGGGGCTGTTCCGCTCCGTGGCGGCGCACCTGGCGCGGGTGTGA